One genomic segment of candidate division KSB1 bacterium includes these proteins:
- a CDS encoding transglutaminase-like domain-containing protein produces the protein MNELRVFCSLVLFMIIKPIFPAEHYHSPRRIEANYTFEMMIDAEYREIDRSAGYWLLLPANSSSQRNIQFISIHPKPDKLIPNFAGESQLAYWRVPSRNAGGSFRITIDLIADLYQVDYFLDPNQVPDDYGQLSENLLQFVNSDSLAYVTPQVSQLALNLTRHATDPLVKVRNIYRWAIDHLEPQFPVTQRGTRALFVNDENLLEGNYSGDSAEYAWAFVALCRAVGIPARSVTGFLAKPNTELPHNWAEFYLPSWGWLPADPYLADSEELLREFSGQADAFYYFGHLDHYHLAFYKGNGFMIEPKSNLTAPPFIFQGQVWFAPIGIWDFGHFTNAGANLMVHWEALLINEFELPEYGLVIHFPTTWQHQHDPTPSPYLLKEKFITTDKSTTLDLMARELPSEHKDIDAATAAKLELTMLKQSFPELQLLSEQEITVDGANSYQFISKFKSGSVSKWEYRLYIVQPNHLFWLIGSSSENDMKKVNKIFEPIIKGIRFRWPEGFR, from the coding sequence ATGAACGAGCTCAGAGTATTTTGCTCATTGGTGCTTTTCATGATCATCAAGCCAATTTTTCCGGCTGAACATTACCATTCGCCGCGACGAATCGAAGCCAATTACACATTTGAAATGATGATCGATGCAGAATATCGAGAAATAGATCGTTCTGCAGGCTATTGGCTGCTGCTCCCGGCCAATTCCTCCAGTCAGCGAAATATCCAATTCATCTCCATCCATCCCAAGCCAGATAAATTGATTCCTAATTTCGCCGGAGAATCGCAATTGGCTTACTGGCGGGTGCCCAGTCGCAACGCAGGCGGATCGTTCCGGATTACGATCGATTTGATCGCAGACCTTTATCAAGTAGATTACTTTCTCGATCCCAACCAAGTGCCTGATGATTACGGTCAATTATCAGAGAATCTGCTCCAATTTGTAAATAGTGACTCATTGGCTTACGTGACACCACAAGTCAGCCAACTCGCCCTGAATTTGACCCGGCATGCAACGGATCCTTTGGTGAAAGTCCGCAATATCTATCGATGGGCGATAGATCATCTCGAGCCTCAGTTTCCAGTGACGCAGCGAGGGACGAGGGCATTGTTCGTTAATGATGAAAATCTATTGGAGGGAAATTACAGCGGCGACAGCGCTGAATATGCTTGGGCATTTGTGGCATTGTGCCGAGCTGTCGGAATTCCAGCACGCTCGGTAACTGGATTTTTAGCCAAACCCAACACGGAATTACCCCATAATTGGGCCGAATTTTATCTCCCCTCTTGGGGATGGTTGCCAGCCGATCCTTATTTGGCCGATTCCGAAGAATTGCTCAGGGAATTCTCCGGCCAGGCTGATGCATTCTATTATTTCGGCCATCTGGATCATTATCACCTCGCCTTTTATAAAGGCAACGGATTTATGATCGAACCAAAGAGCAATTTAACCGCTCCACCATTTATTTTTCAGGGTCAAGTCTGGTTCGCTCCAATCGGCATTTGGGATTTCGGCCATTTCACCAATGCGGGCGCGAATTTAATGGTTCACTGGGAGGCGCTGTTGATCAACGAATTCGAACTCCCTGAATATGGGCTGGTCATTCATTTTCCAACCACCTGGCAGCATCAGCATGATCCAACTCCAAGTCCCTATCTTTTGAAAGAAAAATTTATCACCACCGATAAATCTACTACACTGGATTTGATGGCAAGGGAGCTTCCTTCGGAGCATAAAGACATTGATGCGGCCACTGCGGCAAAATTGGAGCTCACGATGCTCAAGCAATCGTTTCCAGAACTTCAGCTTCTCTCTGAGCAAGAAATCACTGTGGATGGAGCTAACAGCTATCAGTTCATTTCCAAATTCAAATCGGGATCGGTCTCGAAATGGGAATATCGCCTCTACATCGTTCAGCCAAATCATCTGTTTTGGCTGATTGGTTCTTCCAGCGAAAACGATATGAAAAAAGTCAACAAGATTTTTGAACCCATCATCAAAGGAATTCGATTTCGCTGGCCCGAAGGTTTCAGATAG
- a CDS encoding D-cysteine desulfhydrase family protein: MKQFEFPDRIRLANLPTPIEKLDRICVQWGGPQIYVKRDDLTGMALSGNKIRKLEFVIAEARNQGADLLITCGGVQSNHARATAVAAAKLGMACYLVLRGSSDSPIDGNLLLDRLVGARIKFISAEDYSKRVDEIMAELALQLKHDGFHPYIIPEGASNELGCMGYVAAMAEINKQMAELNFVFDHIICATGSGGTQAGLILGKKLFAPDCDVIGFNVCDDEAYFVRKIRHIATMAIERFSIPISLSERDIKIIDGYVGDGYALNRPEEIHFITELARTEGLILDPVYTAKAFLGLKDQIEKGRFSSKERILFIHTGGLFGLFPKRELIVEQCSD, from the coding sequence GTGAAACAATTCGAATTTCCGGATCGAATTCGATTAGCCAATTTGCCGACGCCGATCGAGAAACTTGATCGGATCTGCGTTCAGTGGGGCGGCCCACAAATTTATGTCAAGCGAGACGATCTGACAGGGATGGCGTTATCAGGTAATAAAATCCGCAAGCTGGAATTCGTTATTGCCGAGGCTCGAAACCAGGGAGCTGATCTGTTAATCACCTGCGGCGGCGTCCAGTCCAATCATGCCCGTGCTACGGCTGTTGCAGCAGCTAAATTGGGAATGGCATGCTATCTCGTGTTACGAGGCTCATCAGATTCCCCAATCGATGGCAATTTGTTACTGGATCGATTAGTCGGCGCGCGAATCAAATTTATCTCTGCTGAGGATTACTCAAAACGAGTTGATGAGATCATGGCAGAGCTGGCGCTTCAATTGAAACATGATGGCTTTCATCCTTACATCATTCCAGAAGGTGCTTCTAATGAGCTAGGTTGCATGGGATATGTCGCTGCCATGGCCGAGATCAACAAACAAATGGCTGAGCTAAACTTTGTGTTCGATCATATCATTTGCGCAACCGGCTCCGGCGGCACTCAGGCTGGCCTGATATTAGGTAAAAAGCTGTTCGCGCCTGATTGTGATGTTATCGGTTTCAACGTCTGCGATGACGAGGCCTATTTCGTGCGAAAGATTCGGCATATCGCTACCATGGCCATCGAACGGTTCTCAATTCCCATCTCGCTTTCTGAGAGGGATATTAAGATCATTGACGGCTATGTAGGAGATGGTTACGCATTGAATCGCCCAGAAGAGATTCACTTTATCACCGAATTGGCGCGGACTGAGGGTTTGATCCTGGATCCTGTCTATACCGCCAAAGCGTTTTTGGGTCTCAAGGATCAAATTGAAAAAGGGAGATTCTCTTCAAAGGAGAGAATTCTATTCATCCATACCGGCGGCCTTTTTGGCCTGTTTCCAAAACGAGAGCTCATTGTCGAACAATGTTCAGATTGA
- a CDS encoding nucleoside 2-deoxyribosyltransferase, with protein MSYQPDFDRLRTALFGGQPDRVPLLELGIAESIMSQFLGKPIAGLKDRIEFYQKAGYDYVKISPRIDMNPDKIQPKEGERISQSSENVNERSWHASGQGIITTMEEFERYRWPKMEEVDYSDFESAQKLLPENMKIIGQYGDIFTWTWDFMGFETFSFALIDNPELVEALFNKIGSIVLKLFETIVTFDKIGAIFYSDDIAINTGLFVSPQVYRNYLFPWMKKIGDLCRNNDIPFIYHTDGDIWSVLDDLKACGVNALQPIEPQAMDIVELKQKRGSDFCLVGNVDVDLLARGTPEQIEDQVKFLLKHVAPGGGYCLGSGNTVPEYVPFRNYLAMIETGHRFGSYPISI; from the coding sequence ATGAGTTATCAACCAGATTTCGATCGATTGCGGACCGCGCTCTTTGGTGGTCAACCGGATCGGGTGCCGCTTTTGGAACTCGGTATTGCCGAATCCATCATGTCACAATTTTTGGGTAAGCCTATCGCTGGCCTGAAAGATCGGATTGAATTTTATCAAAAAGCTGGATATGACTATGTCAAAATTTCGCCGCGGATCGATATGAACCCAGATAAAATTCAACCTAAAGAGGGTGAACGAATCTCTCAGTCCAGTGAAAATGTGAACGAGCGCAGTTGGCACGCCAGCGGTCAAGGGATCATCACCACGATGGAAGAATTTGAGCGATATCGCTGGCCCAAAATGGAGGAAGTTGATTATTCAGACTTCGAATCCGCGCAAAAATTGCTGCCCGAAAATATGAAGATCATCGGCCAGTACGGCGATATTTTTACATGGACCTGGGATTTCATGGGGTTCGAAACGTTTTCGTTTGCACTGATCGATAACCCAGAGCTGGTGGAGGCGTTGTTCAATAAGATCGGATCGATCGTCTTGAAGTTATTTGAAACCATCGTCACCTTTGATAAAATCGGAGCCATCTTTTATAGCGATGATATTGCGATCAATACCGGTCTATTTGTATCGCCGCAGGTGTATCGAAATTATTTGTTCCCATGGATGAAAAAGATCGGCGATCTGTGTCGCAATAATGACATCCCATTTATCTACCATACCGATGGAGATATTTGGAGCGTATTGGATGATCTCAAGGCTTGTGGGGTCAACGCGCTCCAGCCTATTGAACCCCAGGCCATGGATATCGTGGAACTGAAACAAAAAAGGGGTAGCGATTTCTGTTTGGTTGGCAACGTGGATGTCGATCTCCTTGCTCGAGGGACCCCAGAACAAATTGAGGATCAAGTAAAATTCCTCTTGAAACATGTTGCTCCCGGTGGAGGTTATTGCCTTGGCTCTGGGAATACGGTCCCTGAGTATGTGCCGTTTCGAAATTATCTGGCAATGATTGAAACTGGTCATCGCTTTGGCAGTTATCCAATTTCGATCTGA
- a CDS encoding SUMF1/EgtB/PvdO family nonheme iron enzyme — protein MKKKARFLGILGVLIYGSMRLLSVHLPFYCFAEPLAQSDGNDHGSNPRFELLIGRPVDQDSTRRKPSLPFDDSTSSSKPVGPLVFSQLPIAIMINDGSQYTRSNRVQLQLTAPEAVSMKIANQPDLADGQWEPFCPTRLWNLSPDYGERSIFCQFRYPDSSLSTVISATIFLNTIAPVAAFQITPDSGIAGETMFTFDASSSDHPLGVQLRWDWDGDGQFDTDWSSQRLEQHQFRFGGGKKLVNLEVQDPSGWVSRATRSIVVYSRPFPEFTYTQDPQDPLRVTFDASGSGDYEDGNRLQFRWNFDSDSTWDTGWSWAHTIVRQFQVFSSMHVTLEAKDSQGLTNSYLALVTNQFEDMVFVPAGEFTMGSDSFDIDERPVHQVYLSDFWIDRFPVTNQKYARFLNEYLQKYVDRRDDISRFIDLTAKESKIRYEAGEYVVEQNYEDHPVVHVTWYGAEAYCQFYGKRLPTEAEWEKAARGPDQRRFPWGNDIDSSRANYWDSGDPYDNETTPVGFFNGSNHNGFQTKDSPSYYGAYDMGSNVKEWVADWYLRTYYINSPPNDPAGPSTGTRKAVRGGGFLFHAEAARATGRYSLTPDRSASFIGFRCARSATK, from the coding sequence ATGAAAAAAAAAGCTCGATTTCTTGGGATTCTGGGGGTTTTAATTTATGGTTCAATGCGATTGTTAAGCGTCCACTTGCCGTTTTATTGTTTTGCCGAACCGCTCGCCCAAAGCGATGGAAATGATCACGGCAGCAACCCAAGATTCGAGCTATTAATCGGCAGGCCAGTTGATCAAGATAGCACCCGTCGGAAGCCAAGCCTTCCATTCGATGATTCTACTTCAAGCTCAAAACCAGTTGGACCTCTCGTTTTTTCCCAGCTCCCCATCGCTATCATGATCAACGATGGATCGCAGTACACGCGATCGAACCGTGTTCAACTGCAACTTACTGCTCCTGAGGCCGTCTCGATGAAAATAGCCAATCAGCCTGACTTAGCTGACGGCCAATGGGAGCCATTTTGTCCAACGAGACTTTGGAATTTGTCGCCTGATTACGGCGAACGCTCGATCTTCTGTCAATTTCGCTATCCGGATAGTAGCCTTTCGACTGTCATTTCTGCAACTATTTTTTTGAACACCATCGCGCCAGTAGCAGCGTTTCAGATAACGCCAGACAGCGGGATTGCAGGCGAAACTATGTTCACATTTGATGCCAGCAGTAGCGACCATCCTTTGGGCGTGCAGTTGCGCTGGGATTGGGACGGGGATGGCCAATTCGATACCGATTGGTCATCTCAGCGACTGGAACAGCATCAATTTCGTTTCGGTGGCGGAAAAAAGCTGGTCAATTTGGAAGTTCAGGATCCAAGCGGTTGGGTGAGCAGGGCTACTCGGTCCATCGTCGTTTATTCCCGGCCTTTTCCAGAGTTCACCTATACCCAGGACCCTCAAGATCCTCTGCGCGTCACATTCGATGCTTCGGGCTCAGGCGATTATGAGGACGGCAATCGGCTGCAATTTCGGTGGAACTTCGATTCCGATTCCACCTGGGATACTGGCTGGAGCTGGGCCCATACCATAGTTCGGCAATTTCAGGTATTCAGTTCCATGCACGTGACACTGGAGGCAAAAGATAGCCAGGGACTGACCAATAGCTATTTGGCCTTAGTGACCAATCAGTTCGAGGACATGGTTTTTGTCCCGGCTGGTGAATTTACAATGGGAAGCGATAGTTTCGATATTGATGAGCGCCCCGTTCATCAAGTCTACCTCAGCGATTTCTGGATCGATCGTTTCCCTGTAACCAACCAGAAATACGCCCGCTTTTTAAACGAGTATCTTCAAAAATACGTTGATCGTAGAGATGACATTTCTAGGTTCATCGATTTGACTGCCAAAGAATCGAAGATCAGATACGAAGCTGGCGAATATGTAGTAGAACAGAATTATGAAGATCATCCAGTGGTTCATGTCACTTGGTATGGTGCGGAAGCCTATTGTCAATTTTATGGCAAGCGTTTGCCCACAGAAGCGGAGTGGGAAAAAGCAGCTCGTGGCCCAGACCAACGTCGGTTTCCTTGGGGCAATGACATCGATAGTTCACGCGCGAATTATTGGGACAGCGGCGATCCATACGATAACGAAACAACCCCCGTCGGTTTCTTCAATGGAAGCAACCACAATGGTTTTCAGACCAAAGATAGTCCCAGTTACTATGGCGCATACGATATGGGCAGCAATGTAAAAGAATGGGTGGCAGATTGGTATTTGCGCACTTATTACATTAATAGCCCACCGAACGACCCGGCAGGTCCCTCCACTGGAACCCGAAAAGCCGTGCGAGGCGGAGGCTTTCTATTCCATGCTGAAGCTGCCCGTGCTACCGGCCGCTATTCGCTGACGCCAGATCGATCGGCATCCTTCATTGGCTTTCGATGCGCCAGATCAGCGACCAAATAA
- a CDS encoding DUF885 domain-containing protein: MITLPESSFRKIADQIFTSLAQAFPIACASDEFYYFPQIRISDLSWQVWDDFSPEAVQETVMQLGGWETQIASMNTLALGLNEQIELALLKKFVITLREQLAEIRFWQWQPSFYLMLANLGIAEAISSPDPGAKHERAVGLPSFLDRARKNLDDVPTLFREIALNMVSDTQQYFASLQSNVPELQRSQEALQRFADHLLTLPTRSDFALPSELLQRVVQYHLNSGLDLKEANEALDLEIAEMQRVMDEEARGLISNAQLDSDHTLWSLAIRSLPVPTLGTDGLLGLYRDAVNQLAQHCIDKKLISSELIVDCPVNVAPVPSYLAAIRTASSYSVTARHPAAGGTFYVNHAEVSGPENRERLLEYRMLAAHETYPGHHLLDTFRWNLQQPIRRHIEQPIYYEGWACFAEKLMRLTGFFSQPGDRFLLAKRRLWRATRGKVDLALQLGEMNFDTASQFLIETGTSTQWATDSVRKYPLNPGYQLCYAIGLRRFIDLFDRFGQSNLKSFVQTCLQQGEINFADLETILRQQQFDRPMENPLEFAMR; encoded by the coding sequence TTGATAACTTTGCCAGAATCTTCCTTTAGAAAAATTGCAGATCAGATCTTTACCAGCTTGGCTCAAGCTTTTCCTATCGCCTGTGCATCAGATGAATTCTACTATTTTCCGCAAATCCGAATTTCGGATTTATCATGGCAGGTGTGGGATGATTTTTCTCCTGAAGCCGTGCAAGAAACAGTGATGCAACTCGGCGGTTGGGAGACGCAGATCGCTTCCATGAATACGCTGGCGTTGGGATTAAACGAGCAAATTGAGCTTGCCCTACTTAAAAAGTTCGTCATCACATTGCGCGAACAATTGGCTGAAATCCGTTTTTGGCAATGGCAACCTTCGTTTTATTTAATGCTAGCCAATCTGGGAATTGCGGAGGCGATAAGTTCCCCTGATCCCGGGGCAAAGCACGAGCGAGCAGTTGGCTTGCCCTCATTTTTGGATAGGGCCAGGAAAAATCTCGATGATGTTCCCACCTTGTTTCGGGAGATCGCCCTCAATATGGTTTCGGATACGCAGCAATATTTCGCCTCACTCCAGTCCAATGTGCCAGAGCTCCAGCGATCTCAAGAAGCGCTGCAACGTTTTGCCGATCACCTTCTCACATTGCCGACACGGAGCGATTTCGCGCTTCCGTCAGAATTATTGCAACGAGTCGTTCAATATCATCTGAATTCAGGTTTGGATTTAAAAGAAGCCAACGAAGCGCTCGATCTCGAGATTGCTGAGATGCAGCGCGTCATGGATGAAGAAGCGCGTGGGCTGATCTCAAATGCGCAACTGGACTCTGATCATACTCTCTGGAGCTTAGCCATTCGTTCGCTCCCAGTTCCAACTCTCGGGACGGATGGCCTGCTCGGCCTTTATCGCGATGCGGTAAATCAGTTGGCTCAGCATTGTATAGATAAGAAACTCATATCATCCGAACTCATCGTCGATTGCCCAGTGAACGTCGCCCCAGTACCAAGCTATCTCGCTGCCATTCGAACGGCATCGAGCTATTCGGTCACTGCCAGGCATCCAGCCGCGGGAGGCACTTTTTACGTCAATCACGCCGAAGTCTCCGGTCCCGAGAACCGCGAGCGACTGTTAGAGTATCGGATGCTTGCCGCGCATGAGACCTACCCTGGCCATCATCTGTTAGATACATTTCGCTGGAATTTGCAGCAGCCGATCCGGCGGCATATCGAACAACCGATCTATTATGAGGGTTGGGCTTGTTTCGCCGAAAAACTCATGCGTCTCACTGGCTTTTTTTCCCAGCCTGGGGATCGATTTCTTTTAGCGAAACGCCGCCTATGGCGCGCAACGCGGGGCAAGGTGGATTTAGCCCTACAGCTTGGGGAAATGAATTTTGACACAGCGAGCCAATTTCTCATCGAAACTGGCACCAGCACCCAGTGGGCAACCGATTCGGTGCGAAAATACCCTTTGAACCCAGGCTATCAACTGTGCTATGCCATCGGCTTGCGCCGCTTCATCGACCTGTTTGATCGCTTTGGCCAGTCAAACTTGAAAAGCTTCGTGCAAACGTGCTTGCAGCAGGGAGAGATAAATTTCGCTGATTTAGAGACAATATTGAGGCAGCAGCAATTCGATCGCCCAATGGAAAATCCACTGGAATTTGCAATGCGCTAA
- a CDS encoding sugar phosphate isomerase/epimerase produces MMMKKFGISTAWKSPEIIDGNLLIDELEKTGIPGIELDYRITVKGLEQIKERLGNGSLQVLSLHNYCPYPEALPIEHASGDGYSLASIDENERQLAVLYSIRTLQQAHELGAKAVVFHLGRVAIDRENERWFELFRTGQFADEQGRQFFEAKLEERNHSKPAYFEALLKSLDQLNRQAEHLSLWIGIENRYCYDQLPSFEEIGELLNRFAGGRLGYWHDTGHAQTAETFGLARHEHFLQRYGQQLIGIHLHDAQQHGFNDHYAPGSGLIDFDMIRRYLPDHALRIIEVHPKVSLDELKQGVAFLKEKGII; encoded by the coding sequence ATGATGATGAAAAAATTCGGAATCTCCACGGCTTGGAAATCGCCAGAAATAATAGATGGGAACTTGTTAATCGATGAGCTTGAGAAAACCGGTATTCCTGGGATCGAATTGGACTATCGGATTACGGTGAAAGGACTGGAACAGATCAAGGAACGGCTGGGCAACGGATCGCTCCAGGTTTTAAGCTTACACAATTACTGCCCTTATCCTGAAGCGCTGCCAATCGAGCATGCATCTGGAGATGGCTATTCGCTTGCTTCAATCGATGAAAACGAACGCCAGTTGGCTGTCCTTTATTCGATACGCACGCTCCAGCAGGCGCATGAATTAGGTGCAAAGGCCGTGGTATTTCATTTGGGTCGGGTAGCAATCGACCGCGAAAATGAACGCTGGTTTGAGCTGTTTCGCACAGGCCAATTCGCCGATGAACAAGGTCGACAGTTCTTTGAAGCCAAGCTCGAAGAACGAAACCACTCTAAACCGGCCTACTTCGAGGCGTTATTAAAAAGTTTGGATCAGCTTAATCGCCAGGCTGAGCATCTCTCGCTGTGGATCGGAATTGAAAACCGCTATTGTTACGACCAATTGCCCAGTTTCGAGGAAATCGGGGAGTTGTTAAATCGTTTTGCTGGCGGTCGTCTTGGTTATTGGCATGATACAGGACACGCCCAAACGGCCGAGACGTTCGGTTTGGCGCGGCATGAACATTTTTTGCAGCGCTACGGCCAACAGCTCATCGGCATTCACCTCCATGACGCCCAACAGCACGGCTTTAATGACCACTATGCCCCGGGCAGCGGCCTGATAGACTTCGATATGATTCGGCGCTATTTGCCAGATCATGCGCTTCGGATCATCGAGGTGCATCCCAAGGTCAGCCTCGACGAGCTAAAACAGGGAGTCGCCTTCTTGAAAGAGAAGGGAATTATCTGA
- a CDS encoding class I SAM-dependent methyltransferase, with amino-acid sequence MSFEVSNEWWKDLFDEVYLLTDARSVCDEVLTQQEVNCLEKILNLKKSDAILDLCGGQGRHAIELSRRGFTNITVLDYSHYLITLGQQQARQAGFSTQFIQGDARDVGLREASFQYIIVMASSFGYFIDEGENLKILQEAYRLLQPKGTLLLDLINRDYMLKRFKPFSVHQVNEDITVQRERVLGDDIIFSKETVISATKGHIRTKTYCTRLYSPQKISTLLFSAGFSSVECISDFMDRDANGDFGCLTNRMIILAKKP; translated from the coding sequence ATGAGCTTTGAAGTCTCAAATGAGTGGTGGAAGGATCTTTTCGATGAAGTCTACTTGCTCACCGACGCCCGATCAGTCTGCGATGAGGTGCTCACCCAGCAGGAAGTCAACTGTCTCGAAAAGATCCTCAACCTCAAAAAATCTGATGCGATTCTGGATCTGTGCGGCGGACAGGGCCGGCATGCGATTGAACTCTCGCGCCGGGGTTTCACAAACATTACCGTTTTAGATTATTCTCATTATCTCATCACGCTCGGCCAACAGCAGGCCAGGCAAGCGGGTTTCAGCACACAGTTCATTCAAGGCGATGCCAGAGATGTAGGGCTTCGGGAGGCAAGCTTTCAATATATCATCGTGATGGCCAGCTCTTTCGGCTATTTTATCGATGAAGGCGAGAACTTAAAAATCCTCCAGGAAGCGTATCGCTTGCTGCAGCCCAAAGGAACCTTATTATTGGACCTGATCAATCGTGATTATATGCTGAAACGATTTAAACCGTTCTCTGTCCATCAGGTCAATGAAGACATCACGGTTCAGCGCGAACGGGTCCTAGGAGATGATATTATTTTCAGCAAAGAGACGGTAATTTCGGCAACCAAAGGCCATATCCGAACCAAAACGTATTGCACACGCCTCTATTCCCCTCAAAAAATTTCGACATTGCTGTTTTCGGCAGGATTTTCTTCAGTGGAATGCATCAGCGATTTTATGGATCGCGATGCCAATGGTGATTTCGGCTGCCTAACCAATCGGATGATCATCCTTGCAAAAAAGCCGTGA